A genomic stretch from Sander vitreus isolate 19-12246 chromosome 17, sanVit1, whole genome shotgun sequence includes:
- the pex13 gene encoding peroxisome biogenesis factor 13: MDQQPPPKPWERRIPGAMSAPINYRSSNFGPSAGPSVSAGPPVLTRMVPPLPPRPIQQAYRPAYNSFTSSYSPYGSSMYGGYSPYTYGGGGGYGMGGGYSRLSNTEDVAPSRFVQQAEESSRGAFQSIESIVQAFTSVSMMLDATFSAVYNSFRAVLDVANHLTRLRSHLTRVFSAFALVRTLRFFYRRLQRLLGRRSDTEVDDLWADSASDALATGASRVDGAGMEGPAVKSWPIFLFFAVVLGGPYLIWKLLSSSPTEENATNWASGEDDHVVARAEYDFSAASEEEISLRAGDMLNLAPKEQQPRVRGWLLASVDSQTTGLVPANYVKVLGKRRGLKYTEMERLAQVQQGNTQASPTALTAHPESNTAQGFTPGLGSAYTPEELLESVYRETPSSFSLGTSNPSMPSSTVLNIPEKTDL, encoded by the exons ATCTTCAAACTTTGGACCTTCTGCAGGCCCCTCTGTTTCTGCAGGCCCTCCTGTCCTGACCAGGATGGTGCCCCCATTGCCCCCTCGTCCCATCCAGCAGGCCTACCGTCCAGCCTACAACTCTTTCACCTCCTCTTACAGCCCCTATGGGAGCTCTATGTATGGGGGCTACAGCCCCTACACCTATGGTGGTGGTGGCGGCTACGGCATGGGAGGAGGGTACAGCCGCCTCTCCAACACGGAAGACGTTGCCCCCAGCCGGTTTGTGCAACAGGCGGAGGAGAGCAGTCGCGGTGCCTTCCAGTCTATCGAGAGCATTGTCCAGGCCTTTACCTCAGTTAGTATGATGCTGGACGCCACCTTTTCAGCTGTGTATAACAGTTTCCGCGCGGTGTTGGATGTAGCCAACCACCTAACACGGCTGCGTTCACACCTCACAAGAGTTTTCTCAGCCTTTGCTCTGGTACGCACCTTGCGCTTCTTCTACCGACGGTTACAGAGGCTGCTGGGGCGAAGGTCAGACACTGAGGTTGACGACTTGTGGGCAGACAGTGCAAGCGATGCCCTGGCTACAGGTGCATCCAGAGTGGATGGAGCAGGGATGGAGGGTCCGGCCGTGAAGTCCTGGCCAATCTTTCTGTTTTTCGCTGTAGTATTGGGGGGACCCTACCTTATCTGGAAACTGCTGAGCTCCAGTCCAACTGAAGAAAACG CCACTAATTGGGCCAGCGGGGAGGATGACCACGTAGTTGCCAGAGCGGAGTATGACTTTTCAGCTGCTTCTGAGGAGGAGATTTCTCTGCGGGCTGGAGACATGCTCAACCTTGCCCCTAAAG AGCAACAGCCCAGAGTGCGTGGCTGGCTGCTGGCCAGCGTGGATAGCCAGACCACAGGACTTGTCCCAGCCAACTATGTCAAGGTCCTGGGCAAGAGGAGAGGCCTTAAGTACACAGAGATGGAGAGGCTTGCTCAGGTCCAGCAAGGGAACACACAGGCCTCCCCGACAGCCCTTACTGCACACCCAGAGTCCAATACTGCCCAAGGCTTTACTCCAGGCCTTGGTTCAGCCTACACCCCAGAGGAACTGCTAGAATCAGTGTACAGAGAAACACCATCGTCCTTCAGTCTGGGAACATCCAACCCCAGTATGCCCTCCAGCACGGTGCTAAACATCCCTGAGAAGACTGATCTGTGA